The Pyrenophora tritici-repentis strain M4 chromosome Unknown M4_contig_00028, whole genome shotgun sequence genome contains the following window.
TTTTCTTCAATACCTGGCGCGCCTTTCTAAGCACGTCAATGATATCTGAGTATGTAGAAGCTAACGCAGTGGCGAAGTGATCGTCTACTTCAAATAGATCCTCGTATCGCGCGTATAGGCAAACCTGTGAGCCTAGTCTTTCTAGCATATCGATACCTTTCTGAAAGTAGCGAGATGCTGAAGATGCCATCTATCCATGTCAATCATATCCACTAAAAGTTGGATACACACCCTTACCTCCAGCAGAACACGCAGTGAACCCAGATGATGGCCGCCACTGGCACACCCTGTGACAAAATAAACAGATTTCGCGTACCTTTCAATGAACAATATGAAGGGCTCTAGTCGGGCATCAATCTGGCGGACGGCGCTCCTAGGGTTATGTCTCTCGTTCAAGACTTGTATGGTGGAATCAAGCTCCAGGAGTGTTGCTGTGTCGGTCGCGATTAGCTGCTTCCTCTGGTCAACAAACGCTTCTGTGTTTAGTTTGGACAACATAGTTGCTGGTCTCTGATGAAGCTTCTCGACTTCAGAGTTGACAGTCTTGATCAAATATAAGACAATAACTTGTATGTTAGGGCTCCCGCAGAAGGCGTCTGGGTAGCTTACAGCCCCTCCCCAACGCACACTAAGTACATActgtggtagagggatagcctcaatagtcagaagagaggctgccgacccgcaatcggtagagagtagagaacaagaaggtatccgaacaataaacggtagtattaagaatggtgtacgaCAAGATGATCCCTGATGTCGAGCTTCTCCTCGCGGAGTCGCctaaaatactcaaccctagccgattacctaacgccgaacacgtgacaagctactacaccacatACCTAAGCGAGATGCAGTAGCACCAGGCTGCGCAGTGCTATTACTATTGATGCTTTAGATCATGTCAACAAAATACGTGTGAGTTTGGTTGTGGAGGGTAGACAGGCGAGGAAGGCATGCCGCTCCGCGGGCCTTCCACAAACGAATGACGTTTTGCCACTCACGTCTTAACTAGGCAGTACCACGCATTCGTCGCATCTGGCGTTCACAACATCAACCTCGCATTCTCCCTAGCAAGCCTGCATGATAGCCGGTCAGACTGAATATGTCTTGGAGCGAAAGTTTGCAGCTATCGGCGTACTCCACTGACCCTCTAGATGCTAGACTGGTAGTCAACCACAGGCAGTATGCACGCCTACAACTTACGATCAGCGCTTTTCTTTTCCCTTCGCAAGCCTTGGTACTCTGCCTTGTGTAGCAATCAAGCAGACTGCTTATGTGCGTCGACAAGGACTTCCAGCCATTGCGCGTCCTGATCGGTCAGCTGCAGGTGACGAGCACACTGTGCTGCAAGCCATATAAGCCTGGAATTGCGGCCTCATCAACCATAGCCTCCTATGTTCGCAAGCTACCACATGGTTTTTGCCTTTCTCACAGATTTCGAGTGGTTTTGCGTATTGCGAACATAGCCTTTTCGCTTTTTTCTATCTCCACGCCTCGACACCAccacagatgtcaatgagcaagctgagcgagctcagccaattggcttgctcagccaattgagcggaggccagcagctcgctcggctcgctcggattggctgaaacagggctgtcagctcgctcggcttgatgggctcagtcccgattaggaaagttatatagaaaccttggtgttgagtttctcagctaatatcccacttatgtacaccgtatttcgcgtccatctcctcatcgctgataaccccctttacaggcacctcaccactgccaaatccagctcttatccatcgtcgatcgcactgtattgctgctagaagttgcggagaaatgctgcgccgacggggctcgaggaggtcacccagctcgctgaataagcgctcacactcacagcttgagcctgggattgatagcatgtcgatagcaaatttgctaaggctagggtggcgatcgcggagttctacccagtattttatagggtcgacgccctcgccagcgatcggttcgctgcgtttccaagcctcatattcatcttcctcgttctccgtaagccctgcaggctcaataaagtTGTTGATAAAGTTGCCGCAATTTCTggagcattaacgcgtgttctttttgctggcattatagcaacggcgaggtagatagtagctgcaaatagagacgcgttgatggagtatagatgagtgtggtgggtgataagtagtaagtgaagtgtcgcaaAAGGAGAATATGTTGCCAGGCggttagccggaaatttagtagcttatttgctagaaatatagcaaaaaagagtgtattttatgttataactaggtttcgaacttacgcactacacctaaaaatcatcgtgagattgcccctccaccaagtccttcagccccaagtttccaaccgccccatctaaccaagctaagcaagctgactgagcgagcgcctatccctaagctcgctcggcttgcaagcgcgcattgcgcgctcagctcattcggcttggtcaaaacgtccaagccgagcgagctgagcgagccggctcgctcgttgacaagtatggACACCACGAATATTTTGACAAGAGCTCTACCGAGCTCTTTCGGCTCTTGCATCATCAGCGAAGATGGCTTACTCCTGTCATGGGAGCGCTTACTCGAAATTCAGATCTCGTGGAAGTGGAGTCTTATCTGGGGGTGTTTTTTCGGAAACCATCACGCTCCCCAGATTTGTTCACTTGATGTCAGAGTTGGGGCGTTCCTGGGCCAAGGCCAAGAGGGCGCCTCATTCTGAGCAGTACATGGTACGAGGAAGTTGGCAAAGGTGCTCAATTCCAAGTGTTCAGGCATTCGGAAGTGGAGATTGTGGCGAAGCGAGTGCGTCTTGAAGTCATGGCAAATGACAATCCGGGCCAACTTCAGGACTTGGAGTTCGAGATTCGGGCACTGGCCAATTCGAAGATATATGAACATCCTAATATCATAGACTTATTGGATTGGGGATACGATACCATCCACGAACTACCCCCCGATGATCAAGATCTTAGGAACTTACAAATGCCATTGAGGGTTCCTGTACTGTACGTGGAGCCGGCGGTAGAACGGTCACTCGACAAGTTTCTGGAGGCCTCATGAACATGGATCACCCGCAGCCAGATCTGTAGGGACATTGCTGCCGGTCTAGAGTGCCTCAGGGACTGCCGTATCATACATAATGATCTGAAATCGGAAAATGTGCTGGTTTTTAGAGAGGGTGACAAATCGGACATTACGGCAAAATTGGCAGACTTTGGATTCGCTACTGATCCCAGAAGAACAAGAGCTTGACGTTCGCTTCTTATGGGAGAACAAAGGCCTGGAAACCTCCTGAATCATTGGATTACgaccacagtccgcaacaatcaattaagtgggtcctagaaggttcagattggattgattgattaccgctttaagcctagtagttacctataggagtttaagccctacctagataggtaagtgggtctaggagagtgaccgattgaattgattgttgcggagtctaattACGACCCTGTACGCCATAAAACCTGTAACGAAGACCTACTGTTCAAGTCAGAGAGCTATGCTTACGGAATGCTTGCCCTATATACGTTATTTTCACCACCCGGCCGGTCTTTTTCACTCCCGTTTAGTCGAGAGAAATATCACCGAGAACATGAAATCAACATTCGAGTGAAGAGTGATGATCTGAGTGTATCCCAGCAAGACATGCGCGCCACATGGGTTGCTATCGAGTCTAGCTTTCTTGCAGAGCACCCAGAGGACCGTCATCATGTGTCACTTTCAGAGCTGGAATTTTCCGCAACCGTACTGCCAGCTGGGTATGGCGGCACACAAGAGCCAAGACACTCATCAAGTAGCATATGCTAACAGTTGCTAGAAGCTTTGTATCGAACCAGGAGCAGCGCATATTGCCCCGTCGAAGACCACCACTTTACAACAAAGGATGGAGATTTTATATCAAGTTACAACCTGAGCTATTCCAACTTCTCAATACGGGTGTATCCACTGAATTGCAAGGCTATCCAGGAGATATTCTCTTTGGCATGGCGCTTAGCCGGGCGAGTGCAAAACTCAAAGAATACCACAGCGATGTAAAAAGCCTGATAAATGGAGCGACTGCCGTAGCTCAGCCCTCAATTCGCGCTGAAGGAATTGTAATGCGGATAAATTCTGCCATACCAGGCGGTGGTTCCGAAAAACACGCGCATACGCCTAATCCCAACCTTTACGAAGCCGCAGCATCTGGCTCAATCACGGCATTTTCAGACCTTCGGAAGTCTGATACCAATAAGGCTAGAACGGCCGAGCAAGTGTTTCGATGCAAAGGCGGATATAATCGCGAAAGCATTCTTGCAGCCAGATTCGAGTATACCGCTATCAAACAGAAGATCATATCCTCCGCCAACAGCAGTACCTCTCTCGCTCCTAGTGAGCTTTGCATTACAATCGGGCCAGATGAAATTTATGACGACCATTCTGACCCTCGGAATACGCTCTTACATCTCGCCGCTGCTTTCGGTGTGTGTGAAGCGATCATCCATTTGACAGAGGATAAGCATCTAGACTTGAATGCTCGAAATACGGAAGACGAGACACCGCTTTATAAAGCTAGCATAGCGGGACAGTATGAAGCCACCGTACTATTGCTAAATCTAGGTGCAGATCCTTCCATCTGCGTGAGAAGAACGCAAGTTACGTGCCTACATTGGCTTTTCGTGTTCGATCCATCACGCATGAGTGAAGTTGCCCGCGAATTGATGTCACATGGCACTCTTGTAGACAAATATGCAAGACCACTTGTCAATGGAAACTACATCTTTGAGGAATCTGTTCACTATCCTTTCCACTGGCCTATTGGGGCCcatacttgtcaacaatTCGGCTAGCCTGATGGCCGGATGGCTGGATACCTATTTTCCTCAAGCCAACCAGCCGGCCGCAGGCCTCTTAAAATatgatgaaggtggagaaacgtgtgtgaacttgttgtattggagctacgggaggagggagaatatctatggtgcgcgcacggagcagctgactaatcagtgcctggccaatcagagcgcgggaagcctgattcaccgtgaatactagtgaaggctctcaccgcgtctcgacaaaATAGGTATCCGCCCGGCTGAAGGGGGCCAAAAAGCTTGATGGCTTGAGGTGGCCTGATTGGTGGGTAGCATGTAGGCGCGTGGGCGTTAGTGGGCGTTGAGGCAGCTAGTTTTGCAGTAAAAGCCATCTCACGATAGTTTTATGGTGTTGTAGTTTAGCTTAGTAAGCCACGCAGATCATCCTCATGGACGCGTCGTGCCATATACACAGTATTTTCCGCCCCATCCACCCACGCTCTATATATTAAATTTGTTTAATATTTCATCACTATCTACTTGCCGTCGCCCTTATGCCTAACGCCCCCAAAAATCCCGCCAAACGTGGTGGTTCTGGCGCGTCACAACGCCCAAAGAAACGCGCCAAAGGCACCGCTAGTCAGCCTATTAATATTAACTCCTAGGAGCCACCAGAACCGTTAAAATCTCCTTCTCCTCTACCTCTCGCGAACGCCTTTCAAGCCCTAGTGAGCGCGTCCTAGGCCCCTACATTCGAAGCGCGAATTCGAGAGTTGCGCGCTGCAGACTCTATTACTGCACCACCTAaaggcagcgagcatgccaccGCGGCGGCTTTAGAAGCGCCTAATAAGGAGAGCGAGGAGGAAATTGAAGCGTTTAACGCTTATCTTATAGACAATCATAACGGCATAGATTAGAGTCGCTTAAAGAAGTTTTAGCTGCTACTCTCTACCTACAAATACAAGAAAAGCTAGGTCTATTAATATAGCTATCGCGTCGCTTCTCGCAGCGATCTAGCTCGAATTTTGTAGATTTGTCACCTTTGCTTTCGTAGCAAGGCCACCGACTTTAGGCGCGGGATCTTCTATACTACGAGCTTAATATTAGCTGCTAAGCGTTACCTGTTACGGGTCCATGgccccatatcgataagattcttatcttatcggactagcgccttggcgcccacagcataagttcgggctcacaacgtagatagctcgatagcttgtatcttgtcaaatccaatctttcttgatcgatccctcacattACCTAGCTAATAAGAAGGTTAGCTATAAGATAGTGGCGCCTAGAAAGACACTAAAGATAAGGCTAGAAAGCAGTGTTTATAGCGCGCTGTAAGCTAGCAAACTACTCGCCTAAGCAGTCGCTAACTAGCTTAGCGGCTTTAATATTTAGCAGTTTTAGCTTACAGCTATAGGGTGGCTTATTAAGAATAATTACCTACTTTCTAAGTTCGAAAAGCCTGCTGTCACGGTAATCACCCTGATTCCCTGACACctacgctggcaaatgggtcggggtgtggttggggttgggttagaaattttgcgaccccaacccaaccccaacccatttgtcagcgccaagcttagggttgggttggggttgggttggggtcgcacggaccatgggttagggttgggttatagTAAAAAAATTGCAAGATGTATAATATAGATTTCAATAAAAGAAAAGTTTATATAGTATCACAGTAGATTAACACAGTGTAGCATTAACTAGTTTCATTTATAATATACAGAGGCTTCGCCAGCTAGCATTTAAGCACGTGTATCTAGATATATCTTATAATCTAGAGAAAAGCTAGTAACTCGCGCGCAAAGTAGCGCCTAGCCAATTGAGAATCCTTCTCTTGAATAGTAACCCTCTTTGCGTGAATAGCATTGATGTTGCAGTCTATAAAAGTTATTAAATGAAAAATAGTATAGGGTAGATAGACTATACCCTCAAAATAACCAACTAAGAAAGCTTCTGTAGCTTCCTGAAGAGCTTCGATTGCAGATCGTTGAAAGCGGATATCGGCCTTGTGCACCTGTGCAAATTCGCGCACTACGCGGGAAAAGGGGAGTTTTCGCAAGAGTAGTTCAAAACCTCTCTGGTATCTCTTGATTTCCCGTAATGCGACAGCTAAGCTAAATTAGAAaatagctgtgataaacgacTGTGATAACCTACTGCCTGCCTtaaacttgcgcttcttcttaacAGCTACAGGTGCCTTTCGCGTAGACTTTCCTGCTACTTGACGTCTAGCCTTACTAGCAAGGGCCTTCTGAGCCGGCTTGCCGCCAGTAACTGTCTTGCCATCAGGACCACCCCGGCCGGCTTTACCGGTGACCTTAGGCCGTGGTTTTGTCCTTGCC
Protein-coding sequences here:
- a CDS encoding HHT1, Histones H3 and H4, with translation MARTKPRPKVTGKAGRGGPDGKTVTGGKPAQKALASKARRQVAGKSTRKAPVAVKKKRKFKAGTVALREIKRYQRGFELLLRKLPFSRVVREFAQVHKADIRFQRSAIEALQEATEAFLVGYFEDCNINAIHAKRVTIQEKDSQLARRYFARELLAFL